A DNA window from Vigna unguiculata cultivar IT97K-499-35 chromosome 10, ASM411807v1, whole genome shotgun sequence contains the following coding sequences:
- the LOC114166600 gene encoding uncharacterized protein LOC114166600: protein MGPHRWWQVTLVIVCLFSSSLVKGLNTYSDRKSLDSFLRMQANEGIKNPRTGVLYNVSLPSNLTGMEVSVVRLRSFSLWSRGTNYSFFNLPPRIMSRPSHKRIAILYQNLGNCSSHYYDVPNHTMVAPVFGVMAYSSSESALVDQKINFAIHGDPIKIWFPLADERGRNHTPLCAKFSDNGLVKFKNMTKPYVCEVHRQGHYTLVIPFPNELHTHGKRFATWWVLGFVIGFIGLVVLALILLALVMEIKRRKIRKMEKNSAGEELFDTFWIGETKLPLASSLRTKPILEN, encoded by the coding sequence ATGGGGCCTCATAGATGGTGGCAAGTTACATTGGTaattgtgtgtttgttttcatCATCTCTTGTTAAAGGCTTGAACACTTATTCTGATCGTAAATCACTGGATTCCTTTCTTCGCATGCAAGCAAATGAAGGGATAAAAAATCCTAGAACAGGTGTTCTCTACAATGTTTCCCTTCCTTCAAACTTAACAGGTATGGAAGTTTCAGTCGTTAGATTGCGCAGTTTTTCTTTATGGTCAAGAGGAACCAACTACAGTTTCTTCAACCTTCCGCCACGGATCATGTCTCGGCCAAGCCACAAAAGAATAGCCATTTTGTATCAAAACTTAGGTAATTGTTCTTCTCATTACTACGATGTGCCTAACCACACAATGGTGGCTCCAGTTTTTGGTGTCATGGCTTACAGTTCTTCAGAGTCAGCATTGGTGGATCAGAAGATTAACTTTGCCATTCATGGTGATCCCATCAAAATTTGGTTTCCTCTTGCTGATGAACGTGGGAGAAATCACACTCCTCTTTGTGCTAAGTTTTCTGATAATGGGTTGGTGAAATTCAAGAACATGACTAAGCCATATGTTTGTGAAGTACACAGACAAGGACATTACACTCTTGTAATTCCTTTTCCAAATGAACTTCACACTCATGGCAAGAGATTTGCCACATGGTGGGTGTTGGGGTTTGTAATAGGTTTCATTGGGTTGGTTGTTTTGGCTTTGATCTTGTTAGCTTTGGTTATGGAGATCAAgaggagaaaaataagaaaaatggagaaaaatTCAGCTGGGGAAGAGCTTTTTGACACATTCTGGATTGGAGAAACTAAATTACCATTAGCTTCATCGCTCAGAACCAAACCAATCCTTGAGAATTAA